Below is a genomic region from Streptomyces sp. NBC_00461.
ACCGGCAAAGCCTCACGCATGAGCCGTTCGGCGGTCGCGGGACCCACCCTGCGCGGCAGGGTGTACGTCCAGTACTCCGAGCCGTACAGGCCCATCAGACGGTAGTGAGGGTTCAGTACGGCGCCCGAGCGGCACCAGACCTCGTCGGCCGCCAGGGCCAGCATCACCCCGCCCGCCGCGGCGTTGCCCGCGACCGCCGCGACCACCAGTCGGTCCGTCGTCGTCAGGACCGCCTCGACCAGATCGTCGATGGCGTTGATGTTCGCCCAGGACTCGGCAGCGGGGTCGTCCGCGGCCTCGATGACGTTGAGGTGGATCCCGTTGGAGAAGAAGTCCCGTTCGCCGCCCAGCACCAACACCGACGTGGGCCGCGCGCACGCTTCCCGGTAGGCGTCCAGCAGGCGTCGACACTGCTCCGCGCTCATGGCGCCGCCGGGGAAGGAGAACGAGAGGAAGCCCACGTTCCCGTCCTCCCGGTAGCGGATGTCCGTCCAGGTGCGGTGGCTCACCTCGGGCAGCAGGGGCAGGGCGTGCTCGGGCAGGGGCGGCAGCCGGTCGCCCAGGGCCCGCACGGCGGGCAGTTTGAACGTGGGCGGCTGCCCGGGGCCGCGCCGGGGTCGCAGTTCGGGGATCCACACGGCGCCGTCCTTGGTGGCCCGGCAGACCGCGCCGGCACGGGTGGCCAGCAGCTCGCCCGGGCGGCCACGCAACACGCTCTCGGGGTGACCGCCGTGCAGATACCACTCACCGCCGAGCAGTGTGTCCAGCACACCGGGCTGCGAGTCCGCCGCCCTCAGCTTGAGCAGGACATCCTGTGTGGAGTCCTCGGCCCAGTCGATTCGCCGGATGCTCTGGTCGAGGTAGGGGCGGGGACGCAGGCGGGCGTCGGCCGTGCGTGCCACGTCCTGCTTGCGTGGTACGTGGGTTCCCTCGGCGAAGCGCTCCACCGCGAGCATGACCGCCTCGAGCGCGGCGTCGGCGATCTCGCCGCGGTACAGCTCGCTCTTGGGAACCGGAGGGACCCGGCACGGCACGCAGGCCCACACGTCTCCGGCGTCCATTTCCCCGTCGGCCTGCAGGACGGTGACGCCCCACTGCTCGACGCCCTCGTGAATCGCCCAGTCCAGGGAGGAGGGTCCGCGGTCGCCCACCGGCCCCGGATGGACGATGAGGCAGGTGTGCGCTGTCCATACCTCCTCGGGAATCGCCGTCTTCAGCATCGGCGCCACGATGAGCTGTGGTGCGTGCCGCCGCACGGTTTCGGGCAACGAGCCGCCGGGCAGGGCGAGTTCCACCGCCACGGCGTGGCCACGGTCGCGCAGCTCGGCGTGGACACGCTGGGTGAGGCTGTTGAACGCACTGGCTAGGAGCAGGATGTGCACGGCTGCCTCCGGGGCGGACGAACGGCAGGCAGCGATGGCCGCCGAACGCGATCCTCGGGCAACGCGACCTGCCGTCCCCGACGGCAGGCGGTGAGATCATCCGAAAGCGGGCGCCGATCCGCCGTCCGGCCTCACCGGCCACGGCCGGCGGTGGCACCGACGGCCCGGCTCACCGAGTCGGCCGCGCGGTAAACGATCATGTTCGTCGCAGGCCGCTGGTCATGCGCTCCCACCGGGAGCGGGTGGCGCCGAAGTGGGTCTCATGTGTCCAGATGTGGGTGCACGAGCGGCACTGCAGGTGGAGCAGGCTGCCGACGTGGGAAAGCAGGTAGCGCCAGTGCTCGGAACAGGTGCGCCCCTGTTCGCAGGTGGCGCACCCGCGACGGTCGTCGCAGTTCGGGCAGGCCACCCAGGCGCGACGCCCGATGTCCGCCTGCGGGTCAATCGGCAGCATCGCCGCCCCCTCTCCGCGGCAGCACACCGGCAAGGACCAGCTCGTCGTACATGCGCTGTTGTTCGGCGCTGAGGCCGGAATACAGCAGCTCATACGCCGCTTCCTCGCCGCGCAGCGCGGCGACGGGGTCCCAGTCGGGTCCGAGTGCGTCCAGGACATGAACCCGCCGGAGCAGTTCATGGGAGCTGAGGTCGACGTCCAGGTCGACCGTCGGGAACGGGTCGGGGCGGTCCGCCGCGGGCGTGCTCTGCGCGGCGGGTTCGTCCGGTTCGCCTGGGACGGCGCGGCCATGGGAGGGCATGCGACCGAACGTAGGCAAGTGCTTCTCGCCCCGGCAAGAGCAGGTGGGAGAAGTCACAGCAGGCCCCGCGTCCCCAGGCGACGCGCGATGGCTACCCGTACTTGCCGGGTGGAGCCGGGCGCGTTCCCCGCGCAGCACGGATACGCGCCGGGAAGAGGACCCTCTGCGGACCTCGGCCCGATCCCCTGGCCGACGCACCGGATGCGGCTCAGTGCGGATCCCTCGAACACGCTGCGGCGCAGGCCCACGTCCCTTTCTGCAGGCGCCTGGCTCCAGCGCCCTCGGCGACCCTCAGGCGGTCGGCTCGTCCGCGAATTGGTTGGTGTCGAAGAGCTGGTTGATGTGTCCGCCGAGTTCGGACCAGTGCTGTCCGGAGAGTTCGGCGGCGGCGCGGGCGTTGCCGGTGGCGCAGACGTCGACGAGCTGGTCGTGGTGCTCGATGGTGTTGCGGCCGCCGAGCAGGGTGGAGAACTTGCGGTAGAGGATGCGGTGGATCTGGGGGTGGAGCTGATCGACGATCCGGCTGAGTACGGGGTTGTCCGCCGCCGTGATCGGAACGGCGTGGAAGTGGTCGTCGGCGGCGAGGGCAGCCGTGGTGTCGTTGCTGGCGACGGCCTGTTCGAAGGCGCGGTTGGCGTCGCGCATGCGCTTCAGGTCCTGCTCGGTCATGACCGGTACGGCGGTCTCTATGGCGAGTTGGTCGAGGGAGCGCAGGACGGCGAGGGTCTTTCCGACGTCGCGGCGGTTGAGGGTGGTGATGCGGGTGTAGACACCCGGCTTTGCCTCGACCAGGCCGATGTCGGCGAGCCGGGCGAGCGCCTCGCGCACCGGGGTGCGGCTGAGCCCGAGACGCTCGGCGAGCTCGCCGTCCTTCACCTTCTCTCCCGGGACGAGTTCGCCGCGCACGATGGAGTCGCGCAGGCGGTCGAAGACCTCGTCACTGAGGAGGCGGCGGGAGACAGGACTGTCGAGTGACATATTGCGTACGATACATCGCTTGCGATCCCGGTCCATCCGCCTCGCTCTCACTTCGACTCGCCTGCCCTCCTTCTCATGCGGCTCCTCATGCAGCTCCTCATGCGGCACGGGCCCGGCGGACGAGGGCCCGGGCCAGGATGACCGCCGGGTCGATGAGGGGGACGTCGACGGCGTCGGCGGGCAGGCCGAGGGGGATCTCGGTGCAGCCCGCGATGATGGCTTGCGCGCCCTGTCCGGTCAGCTGCAGTGCGGCGTCGGCGAGGGGTGCGGTCGCCGCGCCGTTCTTGCCGGCCTTGACGGCGCGGATGGCGGCCATGACCTCGTCCTGCCGGCTGGTGGGGTCGGGCAGGGCGAGGCGGATGCCGTAGCGGTCGAGCCATTCCTGGTAGAGGCCGGCCTGGACGGTGCCGGTGGTGGCCAGCAGCCCCGCGGTGCGGACGGTCGGCCGCAGGGTGGCGAGATGGCGCGCGACTTCGCCGATCATGTGGACGATCGGCAGGCCGACGTGGTCGGCGATGCGGGGCACGAAGGCGTGCGCGGTGTTGCAGGGGATGGCGATGACGGTGGCGCCGGCCTCGCGCAGGACGCGGCTGCCGTTGAGGAGCCAGGGGGTGGGGTCCGTGCCGTTGCCGAGGAGGGCCTCGGTGCGGTCGGGGATGGTGGGATCGGACCAGATGACCGTTCTGAGATGGTCCTGGTCGCTGTGGCCCGGAGTCATCGACACCAGCTTGGCGTAGAAGTCGGCGGTGGCCGCCGGTCCCATGCCGCCCAGGATGCCGATGACCTCCGTGGTGCCGGTCGGGCTGGTCACTGCGCGGTGTCCTTCTGGAGGGTGCGTTCCAGCGACGGCTCGGGGCTGGTGGCGGCGTCGCCGGGTGCGGCCGCCTCGTCGGCTTCGTGGGCGGTCTCGCCGGAGCCATGTTTGACCTCGCGCCGCTTCTCGGAACTGTCGACGACGGCGGCGGCGAGCGAGTTGCCGACGACGTTCACACCGGTGCGGGCCATGTCGACGATGAAGTCCACGCCGAGGAGCAGGGCGATGCCCTCGGCGGGCAGCCCGATGCTGTTGCCGGCCGCGATGAGGACGACGACGGAGGCGGAGGCGACGCCGGCCATGCCCTTGGAGAGGATGACGAGCACGCCGACCATGAGGAGCAGGGCGGGCAGGGAAGTGTCCGCGCCGTAGGCGTTGGCCAGGAAGACCAGGGCGGTGGCCTGGTAGAGGACGGAGCCGTCGGTGTTGAAGGAGTAGCCGAGGGGGACGACGAACGAGGTCGTGGACCGGCTCAGCCCGAAGGCTTCCAGCTTGACCATGAGCGGGGCGAGGACGGATTCGGAACTACGGGTGACGAAGGCGATCCCCGCCAGATTGGCGATGGACTTCAGCAGTTCGACGTAGCGGATGCGGAAGATCGCGGCGATGAGGGGGAAGAGCACGCCGATCACGATGACCAGGCCCGCGTAGACGACGGCGATGAAGCCGGCGAGGCTGCGCAGGTTGGCGAAGCCGTAGTGGGCGACGTCGTAGGAGATGAATCCGAGAACGCCCAGGGGCGCGACACGGATGACGTAGCCGACGACCTTGAACATCACTGCGGCGACGGACTCCAGCACGGAGGCGAAGGGGGCGGACTTCTCCCCGACCGCGGCCATGGCCACGCCCACCAACAGCGCGAAGACGATCGCGCCGAGCAGGTTGCCCTCGCCGAACGCGGCGAAGATGTTCTTGGGTACGGCGTTCAGGACCAGCGCGTGGAAGTCGATGCCCTGGCCCAGACCGCTCAGGTCCTTGGCGTCAGCCCCATGGACGGGGGCACCCTTGCCGATGCCGGTGAACTTGGCCAGGCCCACCGCGATCAGGAGGATGACCGTGGTGACGAGTTCGAAGTAGAGGATGGCCTTGCCCGCGATCCGGCCGACCTTCTTGACCGACTCCATGCGGGCGATGCCCAGCACGATGAGCGGGAACACCAGCGGCAGGACCACGACCTGGACCAGGTTGAGGAAGACGTCGCCAAGGATTTTCATCTGCTCGCCGGCGTTCGGCGCGAGGGAGCCGATCAGGGCTCCGAGGCCGACGGCGATGATCGACTGAACGCCGATCGGCATCCGAAGACATCGCCGCAGAAGTCCTCGACGGGGCGCGGTGCGGGTGCCGGGGCTGGCGGCTGGGGCGTGTGGTGCGGCCATGGCTACCTCCTGGGGTATCCAATATATTGCGCTCTGCGTATTGGCCAGTAGATTGGTCCTCAGAACAGACACCTGTCAAGGGGGTTCCGGGCGTTCCGGGGGTTTGGGGTTCCGCACCCGGCACGCCGCAAGAAGCCGGCGGCTATGACGAGGGGCGGAGAAGCAGAGATGGCACCCGCCAGGCGTGTCGAGCACGAACTCGTCGGGGACAAAGGGGTTCCGGCCACCGGCTACTACGGCGTGCACACGAGGTAGCCGCGGAGAAGTTCGTTCGCGGTAGAGACGATCTTCCGGACCGGACCGGGCCGGACCAGATCGGACCGAATCGGGCGGCGCGGAGCTGTCAGGCGCGCGTCCCTGCCCGCCGGGCACCCTGGACGACTCGGGCAGGGACGTACGCCTGCTCATGGTCACCGTGGCGACCGGTCGCCGAACGCAGCGGCGTGATCAACCGGTCGCACCGGCATCTGCACGGACTGGACCCGGCATGGGAAGCACGGGCCTACCGGGAGTGCCGCCGCCAAGCCAGGGGCACCACACCGAATCGACCTGCGTCCTCAAACGCAGGCATTGCGCAACGGCCGCTCGGCATCCCTTGGCATGGCATCGCTTGGCAGGAGCAAGCGGACGTGGCCCACGACCGTGGGTTCACTCCCCCGCAGCTCGGGTCATCGCGCGGGCGACCCGGCTGCCCGCGGGTTGTCCCCGTTGGGGATCTTGCCTGAGGGGGTTCCGACCCTGAGCGCTATCCGAACAGGCGGCGCTGGATCTCCCGCCGGTACTCCTCCAGCGTCCTGTCGAGATGTGCCGCCGTGGCCTCGGCCGCCTCGTCGGGCCGGCCGTCGCGAATGGCCCGGTAGATCACCTCGTGCTCCACGACCGCGGACTCGGTGCCTTCGCCGAGCGAGTCGTGGATCCCGATCGCGCTGGACTGCCGCTGCAGTCGTCGCGCGTCACGCACGGCGCTGACGAGGAAGGTGTTGTGCGAGGCCGCGGCCACGGACATGTGGAAGTCCTCGTCCGCCTGGTTGAATTCCTCGACCTGCCCGTGGACGAACCCGTGGCGGCACTGTTGCATGGCCACCTCGATGGTCCGCAGCTCGGCGGGCGTGGCACGGGTGGCGGCCAGACTGCTCGCGGCCATCTCCTGAACCCTGCGGAACTCGAACAGCATGAGTACGTGATCGAGGTCGACGGGGCGGAAGAAGCCGCCCCAGCGACTGGTGATGAGCATGCCCTCGTCGTCCGCGACGAACAGTCCACGGCCCTTTTGGGCCTTGACCCGGCCGAGCGCCGAAAGGATCTTCACGGCCTCCCGCACCACCGCCCTGCTGGTGTCCAGAGTCTGGGCCAGATCATTCTCGGTGGGCAGCCGATCGCCCGCCACCAGACGGGACTCGGCGATGAACTCAAGGATCCGCTCCGCCACGATCTCGTAGCCGGGCCGGTAGTCACGCCGCTCGTCCGCGCCGTTCACCGCCGCCGCAACGGTGGGTGCCTGCGTCGGCAAGGCCGCCTGGGCCGCGGGCGTGTCGTTCATCTGTCCTGCCTCCTGGCTGACGCAACTCTGCGGCTTATCGCTGTTGAGCCGCGGTAATCGTAGCGCAAGCATCAATGAGTCGTACTCATTTGGCAAGTAGATCCACATCGTGGAGCCCGATCTTCCATCCCTACATAGGGTGACTTATCAGGAATTTAAGGCCATCGCGTTGCGTCATCACTCGCAAATCGATGAGAAGAAGGCCGCACAAACCCTTGACGGCCCCCTCGATAAGGCGCCTAATTTCTTCCGCAGCGGCATGCGGAACGGCCGCCGCGGTATCCGACGCCCGACCGGTTCGGCCAGGTGTCGCCCATTCCTCGCGCCACCTGCCCGTCTCGGGGCGCCCTGTACAAGCAGTGGAGTCGCACATGACCGTCAACAAGCCTTCGTCCGGCCGGGAGAGAGTGTCCGGCAAGAGGCGCGCGGCGCTGCTGGCCGCCGGCGCCGCCGCCGCGGCGCTGACCCTGACCGCCTGCGGCGGTGGCACGACGGGTGCGGCGACGAGCAAGGACGGCTTCGCTCAGGCGCCGCAGAAGAAGGACGGCGCGCTGACCGTCTGGGTTGACGCGACCCGCATGGACGCCGCGAAGCTGTACCAGAAGCTGCACCCCGAGGTGAAGCTGAACATCGTCAGCTACGACGGTGACGCCAACGGCTCGAACTACCTCCAGACCAAGGTCCAGTTGTTCAACCGCACCGGCAAGGGCTGGCCGGACGTCGTCTTCAGCTCCCAGAACAACGAGGCCAGCTGGGCGGTCGACGCCGGCTTCGCCGCACCGCTCAACAAGGGCCTGGTCGACGACGCGACCCTGGGGCAGTTCGCGAAGGGCGCCAACGACGTCTGCACGGTCGACGGCAAGGTCTACTGCCTGCGCAACGACCTCTCCCAGGCGGTGCTCTGGTACAACGCGCCGCTGCTGAAGAAGTTCGGCTACTCCGTGCCGACGACCTGGGAGGAGTTCCAGGCGATCGGCGAGAAGGTCGCCAAAGAGCACCCCGGCTACCTAGTGGGTGACGCCGGTGACTCCTTCACCCCCGAGATCTACCTGTGGGCGAGCAAGTGCGGCGCCAACCACATCACCGGCCCCAAGGCCGTCTCGGTGAACACCAGCAGCGAGGCCTGCACCAAGATGGCCAAGCTCCTGGACGTGCTGATCAAGAACAAGTCCATGTCCATCAGCGGCGTCTTCAGCACCGACTTCGGCAAGAACGAGGCCGACAAGGTCCTGCTCATGCCTGGCCCGGCCTGGTTCGGCGGCGCGGTCTTCCGCGACACCCTGAAGGTCCCGGCGAAGCAGATCGCGGCGGCTCCGATCCCGCAGTGGCAGGGAGACAGTTCGACCTCCACCGGCAACGTCGGCGGCGGTACCTGGCTGCTGTCCCAGCACTCCACCCACATCAAGGCGGCGACCGACTTCCTGAAGTGGGTCACCACCGACAACGCCTACCAGGGTGAGAAGGCGCCGGGCTACCCGGCCTACGCGCCCGCGGCCGAGGTCTGGCTGAAGGGTCAGGGCACCGCCGGCTACTTCGCCAGCGACCTGAACGCGCTCAAGACCGGGTCCT
It encodes:
- a CDS encoding enoyl-CoA hydratase-related protein, which gives rise to MHILLLASAFNSLTQRVHAELRDRGHAVAVELALPGGSLPETVRRHAPQLIVAPMLKTAIPEEVWTAHTCLIVHPGPVGDRGPSSLDWAIHEGVEQWGVTVLQADGEMDAGDVWACVPCRVPPVPKSELYRGEIADAALEAVMLAVERFAEGTHVPRKQDVARTADARLRPRPYLDQSIRRIDWAEDSTQDVLLKLRAADSQPGVLDTLLGGEWYLHGGHPESVLRGRPGELLATRAGAVCRATKDGAVWIPELRPRRGPGQPPTFKLPAVRALGDRLPPLPEHALPLLPEVSHRTWTDIRYREDGNVGFLSFSFPGGAMSAEQCRRLLDAYREACARPTSVLVLGGERDFFSNGIHLNVIEAADDPAAESWANINAIDDLVEAVLTTTDRLVVAAVAGNAAAGGVMLALAADEVWCRSGAVLNPHYRLMGLYGSEYWTYTLPRRVGPATAERLMREALPVSSASALRLGLVDRVVDCGPDEFARETGGLAARLASLPATASRITAKKTELDRLESATPLAGFREEELARMRRTFDDPDAPYHALRRSFVHKVRPACTPPHLGPGPAAVA
- a CDS encoding DUF6400 family protein; its protein translation is MPSHGRAVPGEPDEPAAQSTPAADRPDPFPTVDLDVDLSSHELLRRVHVLDALGPDWDPVAALRGEEAAYELLYSGLSAEQQRMYDELVLAGVLPRRGGGDAAD
- a CDS encoding GntR family transcriptional regulator; its protein translation is MSLDSPVSRRLLSDEVFDRLRDSIVRGELVPGEKVKDGELAERLGLSRTPVREALARLADIGLVEAKPGVYTRITTLNRRDVGKTLAVLRSLDQLAIETAVPVMTEQDLKRMRDANRAFEQAVASNDTTAALAADDHFHAVPITAADNPVLSRIVDQLHPQIHRILYRKFSTLLGGRNTIEHHDQLVDVCATGNARAAAELSGQHWSELGGHINQLFDTNQFADEPTA
- a CDS encoding aspartate/glutamate racemase family protein, which produces MTSPTGTTEVIGILGGMGPAATADFYAKLVSMTPGHSDQDHLRTVIWSDPTIPDRTEALLGNGTDPTPWLLNGSRVLREAGATVIAIPCNTAHAFVPRIADHVGLPIVHMIGEVARHLATLRPTVRTAGLLATTGTVQAGLYQEWLDRYGIRLALPDPTSRQDEVMAAIRAVKAGKNGAATAPLADAALQLTGQGAQAIIAGCTEIPLGLPADAVDVPLIDPAVILARALVRRARAA
- a CDS encoding dicarboxylate/amino acid:cation symporter, which translates into the protein MPIGVQSIIAVGLGALIGSLAPNAGEQMKILGDVFLNLVQVVVLPLVFPLIVLGIARMESVKKVGRIAGKAILYFELVTTVILLIAVGLAKFTGIGKGAPVHGADAKDLSGLGQGIDFHALVLNAVPKNIFAAFGEGNLLGAIVFALLVGVAMAAVGEKSAPFASVLESVAAVMFKVVGYVIRVAPLGVLGFISYDVAHYGFANLRSLAGFIAVVYAGLVIVIGVLFPLIAAIFRIRYVELLKSIANLAGIAFVTRSSESVLAPLMVKLEAFGLSRSTTSFVVPLGYSFNTDGSVLYQATALVFLANAYGADTSLPALLLMVGVLVILSKGMAGVASASVVVLIAAGNSIGLPAEGIALLLGVDFIVDMARTGVNVVGNSLAAAVVDSSEKRREVKHGSGETAHEADEAAAPGDAATSPEPSLERTLQKDTAQ
- a CDS encoding FadR/GntR family transcriptional regulator, with protein sequence MNDTPAAQAALPTQAPTVAAAVNGADERRDYRPGYEIVAERILEFIAESRLVAGDRLPTENDLAQTLDTSRAVVREAVKILSALGRVKAQKGRGLFVADDEGMLITSRWGGFFRPVDLDHVLMLFEFRRVQEMAASSLAATRATPAELRTIEVAMQQCRHGFVHGQVEEFNQADEDFHMSVAAASHNTFLVSAVRDARRLQRQSSAIGIHDSLGEGTESAVVEHEVIYRAIRDGRPDEAAEATAAHLDRTLEEYRREIQRRLFG
- a CDS encoding ABC transporter substrate-binding protein; protein product: MTVNKPSSGRERVSGKRRAALLAAGAAAAALTLTACGGGTTGAATSKDGFAQAPQKKDGALTVWVDATRMDAAKLYQKLHPEVKLNIVSYDGDANGSNYLQTKVQLFNRTGKGWPDVVFSSQNNEASWAVDAGFAAPLNKGLVDDATLGQFAKGANDVCTVDGKVYCLRNDLSQAVLWYNAPLLKKFGYSVPTTWEEFQAIGEKVAKEHPGYLVGDAGDSFTPEIYLWASKCGANHITGPKAVSVNTSSEACTKMAKLLDVLIKNKSMSISGVFSTDFGKNEADKVLLMPGPAWFGGAVFRDTLKVPAKQIAAAPIPQWQGDSSTSTGNVGGGTWLLSQHSTHIKAATDFLKWVTTDNAYQGEKAPGYPAYAPAAEVWLKGQGTAGYFASDLNALKTGSSQVWPEWGSGQFSQEAIWAATVKPAITQGKTIESQLPAWQDSIVKYAKSNGYKVSQ